GTCAGTCGCCGGCGACCGAGCAGGTGCATGGTCTCCACGGTGACCGGGCCGAGGTGACCGAGCGAGCACAGGGTGCCGTCCAGCGTCAGGCAGTGGAGGTAGGGGCCGAGGTCGTGCGGGCCCGAGACCGTGTCGATGACCAGGCCGAAGCGGCCGCGCTGCTCCGCCATCGCCGAGGCGTCGGTGGAGACCACGACGTGGTCCGCCCCCAGGGCACGGGCGTCGTCGGCCTTGGCGGGGGAGGTGGTGAACACCGTCACCTCCGCGCCGAGGGCGTGGGCGAGCTTGACCGTGAGGTGACCCAGGCCGCCGAGCCCGACCACACCCAGCACGGTGCCCGGACCGACGTCCCAGGCCTGCAGCGGCTCCCAGACGGTCACCCCGGCGCACATCAGCGGGGCGACGCCGGCCGCGTCCAGGGAGGTGGGGCGGTGGTAGGCGAAGGACTCCCGGACCACGTACTCGCGGGAGTAGCCGCCCTGGGTCAGGGTGCCGTCCTGGCGGTCCCGGCCGCCGTAGGTCAGGGTCGGGAACTCCTCGCAGTAGTTCTGCTGCCCTGCCTGGCACATGGCGCAGACCCCGCAGGAGTCCACGATGTTGCCGACCGCCACCGGGTCGCCGACGGCGAAGCCCGAGACGTCGGCGCCCACCGCGCTCACCTCC
The sequence above is a segment of the Auraticoccus monumenti genome. Coding sequences within it:
- a CDS encoding NAD(P)-dependent alcohol dehydrogenase; protein product: MRTTTGYVADSPDSLLQRRPVQRRELRPDDLAVRVDFCGVCHSDLHALHQGSADAFPLVPGHEFVGEVSAVGADVSGFAVGDPVAVGNIVDSCGVCAMCQAGQQNYCEEFPTLTYGGRDRQDGTLTQGGYSREYVVRESFAYHRPTSLDAAGVAPLMCAGVTVWEPLQAWDVGPGTVLGVVGLGGLGHLTVKLAHALGAEVTVFTTSPAKADDARALGADHVVVSTDASAMAEQRGRFGLVIDTVSGPHDLGPYLHCLTLDGTLCSLGHLGPVTVETMHLLGRRRLTSSGSAGHHSTQALLDFCGEHGITADVEVLPSAQVQTALDRLARNDVRYRFALDLSDLD